Below is a window of Ornithodoros turicata isolate Travis chromosome 7, ASM3712646v1, whole genome shotgun sequence DNA.
TTTCATGTGCTTAACGTGCGActcagggagggggggggggggcactgaaaaaaagaaaagacttcTAGTGCACTTTGCGTCACTGCTACGACCTACATGATTCGATGATGATTATGCACTAAAAACAATATTAGCTTGCTGGAAAAATGGCGGTGATTGGTGAGGTAGAAAGATAATTAACTAAAAAAATGGAGGGGAGCGAAATACAGCACAGCGTGGCTAACTCGTCACTCGAGCAATTAATTTGACAACTATAAAAGTGTTGGAGAGAGTTCTGAGAGTGTGAGACAAGGTATTGCTCTGTCCACATAATAGGTGTCACGTGGTGGACAAATAGATTTTGTGGACAAACGGTATAGAAGACCCAAACCCTGGATGTCAATCTAGGAACTCACGCGATAATAACAGTTTTCCGATAATTTCATCTCATTCAACCTTTAACAAAAATCGAAGGAAATAtaacttttttttgttgttgttgttgtttcgtttgACAGTGTGAGGAAATAGTTGTAGATATTATATTTAAAGGAAGTGAGCACTTCCCCACGGACGAAGCACTATATACCACTTAGACAAAGCTGCGTAAAATTGTTGTTGCTCTCGCTACACGGGCTCGTGTAGAGCATATACTCCTATATTATAACCTCTCCTTCGCAGTCGATTCGACCTTATATATTTTCGAGCATTTGAACATTCGTGAGCGAACATACGTAGAACAAACTTGTTTTTTCTTGAggttttttctttcctcttttttttcttttttatagcACGAAGAGACAAATCCGTGGGCAACAAGTGCTTTGAGGTTGTTTTTCTTGGCTCATTTCAGTACGAGGCAGTATACATACTGACGCATCGCTAAGCATATGCTTCAATGTACCGTATCGccagcaaaaacaaaaatacgTACCAACGTACTCGCTCGCCTTATACGTATAATAAAACCAGCCCATATTATCGTGCTGCCTCTTTTACTAAGAGCGATTTCTTAGATTTCACGTCAACGTGACAACGGGCTGATCGAAGCCGTCATGAGAGAGGAATGCCTGACAGACGTCAACCGGCATGAATGTTCTTTGGCGGCAAAGGACCATCGGGTCCATTATCACAAAAGACTCACCCCAAAGACCGCAGCGCACCGTACGTATCCCTGCAGCGAGTCACTCGATCGTTCACTAGCGCTAGTCGCTTGTTCAATATTGTCACACTTCGTCCCGGTAGGAAGGGCAAGTAGTTATCCATACCCGGCTCGCTGGTGTTGAAAGCACGTAAAAGTCTCGATCCGATGTCCTTCTCACGAGTGAGTTTCTCCAAGGCGTCCGCCGTGGATTTCCTGAAAACACACAACGCGTCCAGAAGCGAAAGGTGGTACGACTCATACTTCTCCAGGAGTCTGTATCCATGGACCAGTCCGGACTCGTTGTCCAGGAACACAAGGAGCCCCGTCGTACCTTGGCGCGCCAGATTATGCGCGGGAGCTTTCATCATGTCCGGGTTCCACTGCTGGTTGAACATGTTATTTACAACGCGATCCAAGTTCGCCGTCAGGTAGTCGAACACAATAAGGTCGGACCACTGTACCAAGTCCCGTATCTCGTCTTGAGACCTGTTGCTGACGTCTTGTGGATGCAGACGTCGCTCGGGACCTCGGAACACCTCTGGTATGTAGGCGGCGGTGAGGTCGTCCACGAAGTGAGTCAACACCACGGGCCTGTCGGACCGCCACTGCGCCAACTGTAATTGAGGTCGCACGGCATGCCACCCGGGCCCTCCGGCGCGAGCCAGCACTGCCGGAGGAAGATTCCTCATGCCCATTTCCCGAGCTAAGTAGAAGGAAAACAGTTCACCCTGGATCTGGTCGTTGTTCTGTCGGTAGCGAGCGCAACTCCACGTACCCGAATCGAACATCACCAGCCTGTTCTGCATTCGGCCACAACCTTCTCGCACGGCACGTACGGAGGCATGACGAGTCTTCTTTCGCCACAGGTGAAGGTCTGCGTCGCTAAAACCGGGACTCACCAACCGTTCAGCACGTTCAGTCCAGTAGATGCCGTTCACCATGGGCTCCTCCGTGACGGATCCGGGAGTTCCTTCTCTCCGGTTCACCTCGGAGTCCTCCGACGCATTGTGAGCACGTCTCAGAACACGTGTCCGCTTCAGAGCCAACTCTCTGAGGGGTAGAAACACTCCGACCGTCATGCCCAGACAGAAGGCGAGCCCGGCCGTCGCCAGCCAAGTTCGACGCAAGCGCATCTTGAGCACGTCAGTCAGACCAGGGTCGACGTATCCGACCGAGAACTCGGCGCGCCGTACAGGACATGAGGGGAGATCGTGTACGACCGCTCGGCAAGGGAGCTCGGACGAGACTGGCGAGCATCGAGGGCGAGGAGAGACCACTCCTCCATCGGAGGGCGTCGCAGCTGGTGCTTTATTATTATGGAAGGAGGGCTGGCATTCCGGTGGCTGAGTGTCACGCCCTCGGTTGTTACCTTCCCCCCTTGTGTCGTAAATAGGTTCCACCGTCATTCTTGCGGCTTTGTGACACGCTCGGCTGGAATGGTCGTTCTTCGAGCCAGTGGAAGGTGATTTTGTGGAGCGACACTGGGGGGGTTACAGGTGCTATACAGGTGCTCTTCGCTCATTGTGTGCTGTGTACGCGTTAAGTAATTGCAGCTGCCAGTTTGTCACTTttattgttcttttttcttttcttttctttttttttttttttgtagttggTCACTTTGGCGCATCTATTGAATGGGTTCATGtcaaagaacaaaatgtatggGCCGGATTAAGAAGTCTGGAAATATAGGCTTCAAGCTCATGAGTAAAGGTATATGGGTCCTGGTGAAATTACTTTAGTGCTTGCGTTCGACTTCAGTACTGTTCTTCGTGAGGGGACAAAAAATGTGGAACACCGATGCAacagacatgtttttttttgttttttttcagaCGTCGTTCAAAGGAGAATGTATTAATTGAAACGACCGAAATTGGAAACGAAGCTAGAGACGAATTGACGAACGTGTAGTATAGCACATGGTATTATGTTGTCATCCCTCGTTTCTGTGAGGTGCCTGTGGTCACTTGTCGAGTGATAATGG
It encodes the following:
- the LOC135401623 gene encoding extracellular serine/threonine protein kinase four-jointed-like — protein: MRLRRTWLATAGLAFCLGMTVGVFLPLRELALKRTRVLRRAHNASEDSEVNRREGTPGSVTEEPMVNGIYWTERAERLVSPGFSDADLHLWRKKTRHASVRAVREGCGRMQNRLVMFDSGTWSCARYRQNNDQIQGELFSFYLAREMGMRNLPPAVLARAGGPGWHAVRPQLQLAQWRSDRPVVLTHFVDDLTAAYIPEVFRGPERRLHPQDVSNRSQDEIRDLVQWSDLIVFDYLTANLDRVVNNMFNQQWNPDMMKAPAHNLARQGTTGLLVFLDNESGLVHGYRLLEKYESYHLSLLDALCVFRKSTADALEKLTREKDIGSRLLRAFNTSEPGMDNYLPFLPGRSVTILNKRLALVNDRVTRCRDTYGALRSLG